In the Desulfovibrio subterraneus genome, TGATGACCGCTAGCTGCACGTCGGCTGCGGCGGCCAGATCTTCGCGGGTCATTTTACGCTCTTCCCGGTATTTACGGATTCGGACTCCAAGCTTTTCTACAGACATGACGCCTCCTGATTTGAACAATGATGTGAAAACGTAAAAAAGAGGTATACAAGGATGCGCAAATACTCAAGCCCTAAGAGGGGAATTCCAGAAAACTCAACATGTTGAGCGGGTACACACTCGCTTGGGAGAGGGGCGCTTCCGACCGGAGAGCTTAATGCTCAGCAGGAACGTATTCCGGTACCATGCGGCGTAGTATCGCTCTGATCTGCACGTGGTCATAGGCATCTGCAGCTTTTTCAAGATCTTGCAGGTCGGCGGCGAATTGCTCGCGGCCCGTTGCCATGGCCTTCTGGTCGCAGCAGCCCAGCACCATGATCTTGTCATGTTCCGTGCGCAGAATGCCTTCGCCGTCGGTGATGAGCTCTTCATAGAGCTTTTCGCCTTCGCGCAGACCGGTGAAGGTGATCTCGATATCCTTGTCCGGTTCAAAACCGGCCAGCCGGATGAGGTCCGCCGCCATGTCGGCTATGCGGACGGGAACGCCCATGTCGAGCACGAAGGTCTCGCCGCCGTGTGCCATGGTGCCGGACTGCAGAATGAGCTGGGCAGCTTCCGGAATGGACATGAAGTAGCGGGTGACTTCCGGATGGGTGACCGTGACAGGACCGCCCTTGCTTATCTGGTCGAGAAACAGGGGGATGACCGAACCGGACGAGCCGAGCACGTTGCCGAAGCGTACCGCCATGAAGCGGGTATCGGAGCCGGCAAAGGTCTGCATGAGCAGTTCGGTTATGCGCTTTGAGGTGCCCATGACGTTGGTGGGGCGAACTGCCTTGTCGGTGGAAACCACCACAAAGCGTTCCACACCGGCATCAACGGCAGCCTGCATGATCGTGCGCGTGCCCACGATGTTGTTGTGTACCGCCTGCCACGGGTTGCGTTCGAGCATGGGAACATGCTTGTAGGCCGCAGCGTGGAACACGGCATGGGGCTTGTGCATGGCAAAGACGGCCTGCATGAGGTGTGCATCGCGGATATTGCCGAGCACGGTCACGTAATTCTTGAAGCCTATGCGGTGCAGCAGCTCCATTTCGATCTGATAGAGGTTGTGTTCGCCCGCATCCAGAAGAACGATCTTGGCCGGATTGTAACGCACGATCTGGCGCACCAGTTCGGAACCGATGGACCCGCCGCATCCGGTAACAAGGATGGTGCGTCCCTCAAGGTAGGCTGCAATGGCCTTGGTATCCAGATTGATCTGCGAACGCCCGAGCAGGTCAAGGTAGTTCACCTCGCGCAGTGCTTTTACCCCACGCTTCCAGTCCAGCATTTCATGCATGGAAGGCAGGATCTTGTGCGAGAGACCTATCTCTTTGCAGGTGTTCACGATTTCCAGAATGGATTCACCGCTTGCCTCGGTCAGGGCGATGATGGCCTCGTCTGCCCGCATGGTCTTGGCGATGCTCTCAAGCGCATCCAGCGAACCGAACACAGGCTTGCCGTGAATGGTCCTGCCGTGGAGCGTGGGTTCCTTGTCGATAAAGCCGAGAATCTCGTACCCGAGGGTGCTTTCCGCCTGCAGTTCGCGGACAAGGCGCTCGCCCGCACGGCCCGCGCCGATGATGATGGCGCGTTTGCGGTTACCGCTTGAGAACAGACTCTTGGTGGAAGAGAAGGGTATGGTGCCGTTATCAAACAGGCAGTAATAGGCGCGAATGCCCATGCGTATGCCGCCCGTGAGGGCAAAGGTCACCAGCGGGTCGAGAATGAACACCGAACGCGGGAACCCCTGCGCGCCATAAGCGTAGACGATGAAAAAAAGTACGATGCACGACTGAATGGCAATGGCCTGCAGCAGGGCCCAGCCATCATGCAGGCTGGTATAGCGCCACATGCCGCGATACAGCCCCATGGTCATGAACACGCCGAATTTGATGGCAAGAACGGGGATGACAAGTTCCAGATACTGCATGACGTAGTTGGCCGGAATCTTGAAATCGAACCGGACGCAGTACGAGAACAGCAACGCCGCACCAAAGCAGGCGAGGTCTATCGCCGCCATGGTGTAGAGATTCTTGGAACGGGAAATCTTGTTACTCACTAGATTCTATCTCCCGCACAGCCTTTGATCAGTGCGATGATGCGGTCAAAATCCGCATCAGTCATGGCCGTGCCGGAAGGCAGGCACAGACCCTCTGCGAAGAGGGATTCACAGACGCTTCCGCCGTAGTTGTCGCAGTCCTTGAAAACAGGCTGCATGTGCATGGGCTTCCATACGGGGCGGGATTCTATGTTTTCACGGTCAAGCGCAAGGCGGATGGTTTCCGGCGAAGCACAGAATTCTTTTTCGTTCACAAGCATGACGGTCAGCCAGCGGTTTGCCTCGCCGTAGGCGGCTTCAGGCATGAACCGGATGCCGGGCAGATTGCCGAGCGCGGCGACATATTTATCGAACAGGGCGCGTTTCTGGCGCACACGTTCGGGCAGGGCAATGAGCTGGCCGCGGCCGATGGCGGCAACAATGTTGCTCATGCGGTAGTTGTAGCCGATTTCACGGTGCTCGTAATGCGGTGCGGTTTCCCGTGCCTGCTGTGAAAGCCAGCGGGAGCGGGTGATGAAGGCTTCATCTTCGGCAGCGAGCAGGCCGCCGCCGGAAGTGGTGATGATCTTGTTGCCGTTGAAGGAAAATGCAGCGCACGCGCCGCCCTTGCCTGCATGACGGCCCTTGTACGTTGCGCCCACGGATTCTGCCGCGTCAATGACGAGCGGAATGCCGTTGCGGTCGAGCACGGAGCGCAGGGCGTCGTAGTCCGCGCACTGGCCGTACAGGTCGGTAACCACCACGGCTGCGGGCGTTTTGCCCTTTCTGCAGTAGTCCTTTACGGCGTCTTCAAGCAGGTTCGGGTCCATGTTCCAGGTGGCATGGTCGCTGTCTATGAACACGGGCTCCGCCCCCATGAAGGTGATGGGGCTCACGCTGCCGATGAAGGTGAGGCTTGATGCGAGCACTATGTCGCCTGCAGAAATGCCGAGCTGACGCATGGCAATGTGCAGTGCCGCAGTGCCGCTGGAAAGGGCTGCGCAGTGGGGAATGCCGGAAAGCGCGGCAAAGTCGTTTTCAAAGCCCGTAACCATGGGGCCGAGCGGGGCAATGAAGTTGCTTGCAAAAGCTTCCTGAACGAATTCGAGTTCTTTCCCGCCCATGTGAGGGGGAGAGAGGTAGATGCGATTCTGTGTGCTCACAGCGTATTCAATCCGTGTTGAATTGTCTTGGCGGCGTTCCGCTCGGTATGGGGAACGACGTCGAAAAAATGCTGCCTATGATATCCGGCTTGCAGAAATATCTCAATCGTTACCGGAAGCCCCGTCTTTTCTGACTTCCGGGGACTTCTCAAAAGTGTGTTCAGCCCGTTCAGCCTGTTCCGCCTGTCCAGATACAGGTTCAGCTACCGGTCCAGATACGTGTTCAGATACGTGTTCCGTTGTCAGGCCCGACGCGTCACCGGTTGCAGGAGGCGTGCCGTTTCCCTGTGTTGCGGACATATCGTCTGCCGTGCAATCAGCCTGAGCTGTCGCAGCCGCTGTTCCCATGAACTCGGGGCAGGTGGCATGGCCGGGGGCGGAAACATCCTCTTTGCGGAAGACCTTCCACACCGTGAGGAACAGGATTTTCAGGTCCAGCCACAGGCTGTGGTTGTCCACATACCATACATCCATCTCAAGGCGCTCTTCCCACGATGCGGCATTGCGGCCGTTAACCTGCGCCCAGCCGGTAATGCCGGGGCGCACCTCGTGCCTGCGGGCCTGACGCGGGGTGTAGCGGTCCAGATACTGGGGCAGCAGCGGGCGCGGTCCCACAAGGCTCATCTCGCCGGTGATGACATTCCAGAGCTCGGGCAGCTCGTCCAGCGAGGCGGAGCGGAGCTTGGAACCGAGCGGGGTGAGGCGCTCATGGTCCGGCAGGGGCTTGCCGTTCTCATCCGTGGCGTCTGTCATGGTCTTGAACTTGAGTATGCGGAACAGCTTGCCGGCCTTGCCGGGGCGTGTCTGGCGGAAGAAAATGTCCTTTGAAATGCCGGAGCGCACACGCAAAGCCAGCAGGCCAATCACCGGCAGCAGAAGCACAAAGGCGGGAAGGGTGACCGCAAGGTCGAATCCGCGCTTGAGCAGGCTGCCGAGCACTGTCTGCGGAAGCACGGCTTCCTGTCCTGCGTGGGCCAGATGCATGGCTTTGAGCTGCGAGCGGCAGACCTGCCGCGCGTCATACCGTTCTTCAGCATAGCGGCGGGAAGCCTTGCCCATGGCGGGCAGTTCTTCGTGTTCGCGTATGCAGCGGCGCATGGCATCCGCCATGGATGCGGCACTACCTGCCGTTGCGCTGAACCCGTTCACACCGTCCAGCACCACCTCGCGGCAGCCGGGGGCGTCCGTAGCGATGACGGGGCGTCCGGTAGCCAGCGCGGCAAGGGCGGCGTGGGGCAGCCCGTTACGGCACGAGGGCAGCACGAAGACGGAAGCCTCTTCCAGAAGCTGCTTGGGATGCGCGGCGGAAGGCAGAATCTCCATCCACGTCTTCCACAGGCTCAGGTCGCTGGAAGAAAGGGGATTGGCTCCCGATTCGGGCGTACCGGCAAGGCGGAAGCGGGTCATGGGATAGTCCTGACGCACCTGCCGTGCGGCTTCGGCAAATTCCTCAAGCCCGCTGTCTTTGTCCATGGGTGAGATGCACTGGAACACGAGGCGTTCCCGTGCTTCAAAATCTCCGCCGGTTTCAGGCAGCGGCGCAAAGGGGTAGGCTTCAAGGTCTACGCCTGCGCCGTTAAGCAGTTTGCTGGC is a window encoding:
- a CDS encoding polysaccharide biosynthesis protein, with amino-acid sequence MSNKISRSKNLYTMAAIDLACFGAALLFSYCVRFDFKIPANYVMQYLELVIPVLAIKFGVFMTMGLYRGMWRYTSLHDGWALLQAIAIQSCIVLFFIVYAYGAQGFPRSVFILDPLVTFALTGGIRMGIRAYYCLFDNGTIPFSSTKSLFSSGNRKRAIIIGAGRAGERLVRELQAESTLGYEILGFIDKEPTLHGRTIHGKPVFGSLDALESIAKTMRADEAIIALTEASGESILEIVNTCKEIGLSHKILPSMHEMLDWKRGVKALREVNYLDLLGRSQINLDTKAIAAYLEGRTILVTGCGGSIGSELVRQIVRYNPAKIVLLDAGEHNLYQIEMELLHRIGFKNYVTVLGNIRDAHLMQAVFAMHKPHAVFHAAAYKHVPMLERNPWQAVHNNIVGTRTIMQAAVDAGVERFVVVSTDKAVRPTNVMGTSKRITELLMQTFAGSDTRFMAVRFGNVLGSSGSVIPLFLDQISKGGPVTVTHPEVTRYFMSIPEAAQLILQSGTMAHGGETFVLDMGVPVRIADMAADLIRLAGFEPDKDIEITFTGLREGEKLYEELITDGEGILRTEHDKIMVLGCCDQKAMATGREQFAADLQDLEKAADAYDHVQIRAILRRMVPEYVPAEH
- a CDS encoding DegT/DnrJ/EryC1/StrS family aminotransferase, which encodes MSTQNRIYLSPPHMGGKELEFVQEAFASNFIAPLGPMVTGFENDFAALSGIPHCAALSSGTAALHIAMRQLGISAGDIVLASSLTFIGSVSPITFMGAEPVFIDSDHATWNMDPNLLEDAVKDYCRKGKTPAAVVVTDLYGQCADYDALRSVLDRNGIPLVIDAAESVGATYKGRHAGKGGACAAFSFNGNKIITTSGGGLLAAEDEAFITRSRWLSQQARETAPHYEHREIGYNYRMSNIVAAIGRGQLIALPERVRQKRALFDKYVAALGNLPGIRFMPEAAYGEANRWLTVMLVNEKEFCASPETIRLALDRENIESRPVWKPMHMQPVFKDCDNYGGSVCESLFAEGLCLPSGTAMTDADFDRIIALIKGCAGDRI
- a CDS encoding sugar transferase — translated: MQVVLTGQCALSILTEMGPLLRALKEAGHDATVVAPELDDDTRFALHSLNIRVIKYGSPAKGPALLRDAAELFSLWRTLRVLKPDLVLCQGFRQTVAGSLAAWLAGVNRIYAQPGSFASMQKKGPFLRRLRARMNRMLCKLALSTCRIVFFQSPDERTFFRDKGILPAETASKLLNGAGVDLEAYPFAPLPETGGDFEARERLVFQCISPMDKDSGLEEFAEAARQVRQDYPMTRFRLAGTPESGANPLSSSDLSLWKTWMEILPSAAHPKQLLEEASVFVLPSCRNGLPHAALAALATGRPVIATDAPGCREVVLDGVNGFSATAGSAASMADAMRRCIREHEELPAMGKASRRYAEERYDARQVCRSQLKAMHLAHAGQEAVLPQTVLGSLLKRGFDLAVTLPAFVLLLPVIGLLALRVRSGISKDIFFRQTRPGKAGKLFRILKFKTMTDATDENGKPLPDHERLTPLGSKLRSASLDELPELWNVITGEMSLVGPRPLLPQYLDRYTPRQARRHEVRPGITGWAQVNGRNAASWEERLEMDVWYVDNHSLWLDLKILFLTVWKVFRKEDVSAPGHATCPEFMGTAAATAQADCTADDMSATQGNGTPPATGDASGLTTEHVSEHVSGPVAEPVSGQAEQAERAEHTFEKSPEVRKDGASGND